Within the Eucalyptus grandis isolate ANBG69807.140 chromosome 1, ASM1654582v1, whole genome shotgun sequence genome, the region AACAAATAGTGGAACAGCTAGAGTATTAGACAGAATAATTACCTGAGGCAACCCACTCTCTGACCATACAGTCCCATGTTCTTTGCATAAGATTGAGCAATTCCAATTGCATGACCATCCTCAAGAAAGATCCTGATGGCCTTTGCATCTCTTTCTGGATCACCACTAGCAAATCCTTGATATGCCAtgtcaaagaaaggaaaatgaccTTTCACCTGAAAATTGTATCATATTTCAGTCACAGAACTAATTGGTGAACGTTTGTAGTCAGCATTTCCTGAAACTATACCTTAATTTGATAAGAAATCTCTCTCCACTGGTCCTCTGAGGGATCCACCCCAGTAGGATTATGAGCACATGCATGAAGTAGAAAGAAGGAACCATTCGGTGCATTCTGATGATTGTCCATTGCAAACCCAGAGAACAGGTACCAAGCGTCAGCAACAAGAAAATtagacaaaatcatcaacaagaGACGAAGGAGTCATCATCATTGGAAGAATACACTTCGAGAGCCAAAATGTGCCCAAACTCACCTTGACATCATCCATTAGTGCCGCAAAATCTAAACCCTTAGATTCAGGGTGGTAGTAATGATAAGTCCTCTGAGGAACATGGGCATCTCTCCAGATGTTATGGTGGCTGATTACAATAATAACCAAGGCTCACATTAGTCATAGTGTAATGCACAACTTAAAATGCGAAAGCATGCGTGCCTGCATGtgcgtgtgagagagagagagagagagagggaggggggtgGGGGAGATAgatagggagggagggagggagctcACTTAGCCCAGGTTGGGACAGGTATATAAATCTGGGAATCAGGACTAAAGCGCTTCTGGAAGTCAGCAAAAAGGCGGCATGCACCTGTCCCAGAAAGAGCTTGCACTGCTGctattcttttgtctttgatgAACTCAGAGTCCTCACCATATGCCAACTTCAATGTttcctccaccatcttcacacTGCCACCCATTGGAAGGTATTCCCTGTCCAGAAAAAATCAACCAGCCACTCCTCAAGTTCATTTTATCTAATCAATGAAGAATCCTACGAGTAGGTTTGTGCAGTCAACGTGCAATTACTCAATAGTAACAAGGACAATTCATTgaggaaaatttaaaattttaagcagACTCAGGAGTTCTGACTGAAATTCAGTTAAAACTTGCTTCTAattgaaaaacagagagaaaatgGTCTAAAACTAAGAGAATATACGCTCTCAGCAAACAACCACCTTCAAACATTCTTGTCTCCATAGATTAGTTAATTGAATATCCCATAGacatcaaatccattgaaaCTAACACAACAAGCTGCCGTTTTTCACAATGTGACTGGTTCAACTCGACCAATGAGAGGCAAGCACcacttatttatttaaaattgaatcttcttttcacttttattcaaaatattattgctAGCACTGActaaagaatattttttatcaaattagagCTATATGTTTAGACATTATGAACAGAAACTGAATCCTGACACTTTGCCGAATGAACTCTACATGTAGCTTGTGGAACTATGAGCATCAGTAGGAATTTAAATACGGAAAGCAATCTATTTGACAATGGTCCAGCTAAAAAAGACATATATTTCAAAAAGTTAAacaaggaaaagcaaaaaatttacttaaaaaatatttcatcaccatCAGTTACACACTGGAATGGCATTGGCCACAACTTTTgcaagaaaaaagataattagACATGTCCAATTTTTCTATAGCCTTTTGCTTCGATCACTTGCACCAGTGTCTTTTAATCAGCATCAACACTGTGATAATTACTCTATCATCAAATACATGATCCAGTAGAGTAGATAGTTTAGAACAGGAATCTGGACCAAGtggcaaaagttgaaaagtaAGGTTATCTTCAGATACCAACACCGAAATGATTCCCAACAATAAGAATAAAGACCGTGGGAAAGGAATCAAGGTGGTCAGTGGAGGCTGAAAGTAAAGGTGAGTTTGATGGACCACCATAATAATGCTACAACATGCTGAAAATGTCCCTTTCACATTTTCACCATAGAAATAAGCACATGTAGCGACGACATTAAGTGAAAATTTTACTATGGTCCAATAACGAAAGTGAACCCAAATTAATTCGTTCCATAATACAAGGACTGGAAATAGACGAACTCACATGTTCTGGTTCCCGGCAATTCTCCGCTCCGCTTCTCTAACGCACTCAAGAACAACCGGCTTCCCATTATCATCGCGGTAAGCACCCTTCATAGTCATGCCATTCAATACAAATCAAATGGGCACAGCACGAAAacattaaaacaaaataaaaaatcatggcGCGACACGCAATTTGAGCTCCTAGGAGGCCGAAACACCAGCACTCGatgatttcgaataaaataaAGCCAAATCAATCACCAAAGAGCAGGCTACCGAAGCCCCGCTTTCGCAGTGCCAGCAACTAACTAAACTACTGAGGCAGAGCCAAAGTAAAACACGATCGACGAAAGAACCATTTCCTCTCCATATTTGCGGAGCAAGAAAGCAATcgaatttcaagaaaagaatCGTATTCCACTCCCGGCCTTCAAAAACATGCGAGAGCAGGAGGTGCATTCGAATCAGCAATCCCAGTTGATCCCATCACCCCCAGAAAAAAGATCGAGCCAGCACGACAGCAGGAACCAAACGGAACGAGGCATCGAAGGAAAACCCAAGAACAAGAAACGAGGGagcattagagagagagagagagagagagagcgctttGCTTACAACGCCGACGTTCACTTTGTCGGGGCTGGGGTCGGCGAGGAAGGCCTCGGTGACGCCGAGGATCGGGTCTTTGGGCGCCGGCTCCACGCTCCGCCACCACGACGACATGGATCTCGCCCCGACCGCGGAGCCCCGGCCCAGGATCCGGCCGGAAACGCCGGCGCGAACCGCCGCCGCCATGGAGGGTGGAGAGAGCGATCGAGCGGAGGAGCGGCGGAGAGAGGAAATGGAaggagagctcgagagagaggcAGCGAATCGATCGCGCAACGAAAGTTTTGGTTTTTATCTGTTATTGATGGCCTCGAAGTGCGTGTCCTGTGATCTTGCCACTTGACGTTGCTTGACAGTCTTCATGTGTTCGGAtgctcctttttatttatttatttttttttttcgaaattgaattttggagtccttttgttgactttttttaattattttgcgaattcttttaatgatttggaACGCCCTACTTTATTACCACGCCGAACTCTTTCGTCGAATTCGTCGCAGGTTGGCGGATTTGTTGCTGTGTGTGCTGACTGTGCTGCGCGGCGGGCTGTCCGAAAGGACGCGTGGCCGAGGATTGCTCCCTCTCTAGATGGTCCGCACACCTGCTTcctcagctttttttttttttttttgccgttcatactttacttttattttaattttcactttcaaattatatattatcttcttctttttttaacttgaaAACCGCTATACAACTGGCAGTCGGCGGCCTAAACCCCGGGTGACCCAAGGAGATCCACCTCCCCCAAACCATGAGTACTATCTTCTTACAGAGCGTAAAAGTAAATCAACACCTAAAGTTAAATCTTCTTCACCCTAATTCCCTAAGAAGGTTTCATCTAATTTATAAGGTATTTGGTTGACCTTTCCAACCCCGTAGGAAAATAGTTGAGCATTCGACATGGCCAAATGGTGACCTTGGAAATATCGAAAACCCAATATTACTCCCATCCGACATTGTGGAGCGATATTTACATAATGTTGAAACTTTTCCAAACtaacttggccaattttttaatttttcggtTTTGCTGCTCCTTctaactgttcatcttctttttgtGAGGGCCGCTGACAAGGCTAGAAAGGCATACTCGGCCACATTTAGTTGATGAAAAGACAGTGAGTGGCCGATGAGGCCCGCACAACTGAGGTGACTATTGGTTGGGTTGCGTGACCCTCATCGGAGGTCACCCGAATTGATGATCATCGGTGCTAGGTCTGGCTCACTAATGGTCGTAGCCAACAAAAGATTTgagttatttttcaataaaaaaatttaaaaaaatacaatcaaaacccattgcaaaagtttttctttttgtcaaacaCTACTTGAATCCATATTTCTTTTGTAAAGAGTTTTTACCATaaacaatttgcatttctttaaaGGGATTTGGCTTTCTACATTTGCACTACACCTAAAACCCATTTGCAAAGTTGGATCAAATCCACCCTTAATTTGTGTAGTCAAGTCATTTCCTCATTAACACTTTAATTTGCTTTgcaaattttatattgttaaagaataaaataatcgatTAATTATTTAAGAACACGGTGCAAAggatgaaaataaaagaagtacaAGGATTTATGACTAGATTCGTTAAATAGGTCGGTTGGGTAGGTTCGAAAATGATCTATCTCAAATTGACAAATGTAACCTATTTTGACTAATTTCCATACAATATCAATTTAATGACTCAGTACCTATATTACTAAAATGATtatatatttaatcaaatctaCAAAAACTTGTACCTAAACTGAGTTGAGAGCACAAAGTGAGTGAGTGTGGGAAGAGTTATAGAGGCGAATTGAATCTaaataagtttttaatccatttaacacttatattattttgaattttactattttaaatccatttacttaataaaatcaattcataTAACAACCTAACCCATCAAATATGGATTTTAAATATGATCCATTTTGATGGGTCTATTTGTAATTGTGATATGTTACGATGCTTACCGCTCGTAGGAAATGAAAACCTCCCATCGATTGTCTTGTCCATTTTATAGAGTTGTGTATAATACTTTTGAGTTAAAaatgagactttttttttctttttttataccTAAGGAACCGCCCTCGCCCTGAGCGTTGCCTCGGCTTGTAGGACCACCCCGGCGGAAACCCAAGATAGTGAGACGACGTTAGCGAAGGACCCACTACCCCGTCGCACTTAAGAtcccgaaattattaaaatattattattatgcGTTGCCATTCATTTCTTTGtgtgggattcgaactcctccatCTTGAGTAGACGTCATGGAAGCTCTTATCCAGTTAGACCACCGCAGGCGgtggtattaaaaaaaaagagatttgaTCCCAGGAAAGTTCACCGAattgctctctctttctctctctcttctctttattGGATACGagggattctctctctctcccaccttGTTGGA harbors:
- the LOC104441383 gene encoding aspartate aminotransferase, mitochondrial; this encodes MAAAVRAGVSGRILGRGSAVGARSMSSWWRSVEPAPKDPILGVTEAFLADPSPDKVNVGVGAYRDDNGKPVVLECVREAERRIAGNQNMEYLPMGGSVKMVEETLKLAYGEDSEFIKDKRIAAVQALSGTGACRLFADFQKRFSPDSQIYIPVPTWANHHNIWRDAHVPQRTYHYYHPESKGLDFAALMDDVKNAPNGSFFLLHACAHNPTGVDPSEDQWREISYQIKVKGHFPFFDMAYQGFASGDPERDAKAIRIFLEDGHAIGIAQSYAKNMGLYGQRVGCLSVLCEDEKQAIAVKSQLQQLARPMYSNPPVHGALVVSTILGDPELKSLWLKEVKVMADRIIGMRTALRENLEKLGSPLSWKHITEQIGMFCYSGMTPEQVDQLTKEYHIYLTRNGRISMAGVTTGNVGYLANAINEVTKSS